In a single window of the Anaerocolumna cellulosilytica genome:
- a CDS encoding extracellular solute-binding protein, with protein MKRRSVKKALALFLVTAMAAGSLAGCGNTSSNNGGKETNTPGTEGAAERPTISMMTFDFEGSPVSGEHSEDVIKKMEDYTNTKVNFSWVPSDNYEDKLSLTLASANDMPMIIAVGNMTAAITGAAEAGAFWDLNEFMFDAEKYPNLSQANENVNKSLTVNGQLIGIYRARDIGRNGMGYRADWAEKLGLEEPKTIEDVYNMMYAFTYNDPDGNGKNDTYGLALSKYTGPFDIIQTWFGVGNGWVEQDGKLVPVHQTEEYLEAAKWLKKMYDDGLVYKDWAVRDTATWQDSVKNGECGMFIDVLDGSRRIWDYFVNNNVPSVVDASQPASMNLVGSINNRTLATSGYNGFFVITKAADTEEKVAACLNYLDKMCDDDMMILSSYGLEGIHWEIGEDGNLVDLDAEDAVASKAYAALNQTVASIPNMKPTKVSIAKTERNILEEAVKQANIDKAVFNPASAYLVNSATYSLSGATLDQLLMDTRTQFICGEIDEAGLKKAWQQWLDLGGASVIEEVNAQYTAN; from the coding sequence ATGAAAAGAAGGAGTGTAAAAAAAGCACTGGCCTTATTCTTAGTTACTGCAATGGCGGCTGGAAGTCTTGCAGGTTGCGGTAACACATCAAGCAACAATGGGGGAAAAGAAACAAATACGCCTGGAACAGAGGGTGCGGCAGAAAGACCAACCATATCCATGATGACATTTGACTTTGAAGGAAGTCCTGTATCTGGTGAACATTCAGAGGATGTTATCAAAAAAATGGAAGACTATACAAATACAAAAGTTAACTTTAGTTGGGTTCCTAGTGATAACTACGAAGATAAATTAAGCTTAACCTTAGCCTCTGCAAATGATATGCCTATGATTATTGCTGTTGGAAATATGACTGCTGCTATTACTGGTGCCGCAGAAGCAGGTGCTTTCTGGGATTTGAATGAATTTATGTTTGATGCAGAAAAGTATCCGAATCTTTCGCAGGCAAATGAAAATGTTAACAAGAGTCTTACCGTTAATGGACAGTTAATTGGTATATACAGAGCAAGAGATATCGGACGTAACGGTATGGGATATCGTGCAGACTGGGCTGAAAAATTAGGATTAGAAGAACCTAAAACAATTGAAGATGTGTATAACATGATGTATGCCTTTACATACAATGATCCTGACGGTAATGGTAAGAATGATACATACGGTCTGGCATTAAGTAAATACACGGGACCTTTTGATATTATCCAGACTTGGTTTGGTGTAGGTAACGGCTGGGTTGAACAGGATGGAAAGTTAGTACCGGTTCATCAGACAGAAGAATACTTAGAAGCTGCAAAATGGTTGAAAAAGATGTATGATGACGGTTTAGTGTACAAGGACTGGGCAGTTAGAGATACAGCAACTTGGCAGGACAGTGTTAAAAATGGAGAATGTGGTATGTTTATCGACGTACTGGACGGTTCCAGAAGAATCTGGGATTACTTTGTAAATAACAATGTACCGTCAGTAGTTGATGCCAGCCAGCCAGCGTCTATGAACTTAGTAGGTTCTATTAACAATAGAACACTAGCAACTTCCGGTTACAATGGTTTCTTCGTAATTACCAAGGCAGCAGACACAGAAGAAAAAGTGGCAGCTTGCTTAAATTATTTAGACAAAATGTGTGATGATGACATGATGATATTGTCTTCTTATGGATTAGAAGGAATTCATTGGGAAATCGGTGAAGACGGCAATTTAGTTGACCTTGATGCAGAAGATGCTGTAGCATCTAAAGCTTATGCAGCATTAAACCAGACGGTAGCATCTATCCCTAATATGAAACCAACTAAAGTATCGATTGCTAAAACAGAAAGAAATATTTTGGAAGAAGCAGTGAAGCAGGCAAACATTGATAAGGCAGTATTTAATCCTGCAAGTGCTTATCTGGTAAACTCTGCGACTTACTCTTTAAGCGGAGCAACATTAGATCAGTTATTAATGGATACCAGAACACAGTTTATCTGTGGTGAAATTGATGAAGCAGGTCTTAAAAAAGCATGGCAGCAATGGTTAGACTTAGGTGGTGCCAGTGTAATTGAGGAAGTAAATGCACAATATACAGCTAACTAA
- a CDS encoding carbohydrate ABC transporter permease: MKLKKAHKNKIKSSPADRAVQIAIYVIVGLVGLITLLPFLYIIAGSFATEKELTEKAFFIIPTEVSLNAYNYITRTGEIFRGLKNSIFLTVVGTITNMFFTTTFAYPLSQKDFKGRNVVLNLVIVTMLFSGGMIPTFLVVKNLGLYNSFWSLILLGAVSPFNMIIIKNFFQEIPAELKEAARIDGSNDLGIFVKIILPLSKPVLASISLFYAVGHWNDYFSAMIYLQDPKKETVQIVLRRIVLLAGGIQTDMFDFDILGTPPDKAVKMAATVVATIPILAVYPFVQKFFTKGVMVGAVKG; the protein is encoded by the coding sequence ATGAAACTCAAGAAAGCGCATAAAAATAAGATTAAATCAAGCCCCGCTGACAGAGCAGTACAAATAGCAATTTATGTTATAGTAGGTCTGGTTGGACTAATAACACTGTTACCTTTTTTATACATTATTGCAGGTTCCTTTGCTACAGAAAAGGAATTAACGGAAAAGGCCTTTTTTATCATACCAACAGAGGTATCCTTAAACGCATACAATTATATTACACGTACAGGAGAAATTTTTAGAGGTCTTAAGAATTCTATCTTCCTGACAGTGGTAGGTACCATTACCAATATGTTTTTTACTACTACCTTTGCGTATCCGTTATCTCAAAAAGATTTTAAGGGAAGAAATGTAGTACTCAATCTGGTTATTGTCACCATGTTATTCTCGGGTGGTATGATTCCTACTTTCTTAGTAGTAAAAAATCTAGGATTGTATAACAGCTTCTGGTCCTTAATACTATTAGGAGCAGTTAGCCCATTTAATATGATTATTATTAAAAACTTCTTCCAGGAGATACCGGCAGAGCTGAAAGAAGCCGCTAGAATTGACGGAAGTAACGACCTTGGTATCTTTGTTAAGATTATTTTACCATTGTCAAAACCGGTATTGGCATCTATTTCTCTGTTCTATGCAGTAGGACATTGGAATGATTACTTTAGCGCTATGATTTATCTGCAGGACCCTAAAAAAGAAACAGTTCAGATTGTACTTCGCCGAATTGTTTTACTAGCAGGCGGAATTCAGACGGATATGTTTGATTTTGATATTTTGGGTACGCCACCGGATAAAGCGGTTAAGATGGCAGCTACTGTGGTAGCAACGATTCCGATTTTAGCTGTATATCCTTTTGTACAGAAATTTTTTACTAAGGGTGTAATGGTTGGTGCCGTTAAAGGCTAA
- a CDS encoding ABC transporter permease: MGKSLSYSKNKPVSSKKSGGFLKYLKQHKWLYLMLLPGALYFLIFRYMPMGGIIIAFQKYSPFLGIKGSPFVGLTHFKNFFTGADFWMLLRNTLSISLLSLVFYFPAPIILALLLNEIKHQNYKRTIQTFIYIPHFISWVIIASLTYQLFNINDGIVNMIIKQISGDTINILGSPSYFRGLIIGQSIWKETGYGTIIFLAALSGVDMELYEAARVDGANRWRLMWHITLPAIKATIIIMLILRVGSILNTGYEQIFLMRNSLNMSTAEVFDTYIYQKGITNAQYSYSTAAGLFKSVVGMIMVLGSNKIAKKAGESGIY; the protein is encoded by the coding sequence ATGGGAAAAAGTTTATCTTATTCGAAGAACAAACCTGTCAGTAGCAAAAAATCAGGTGGTTTTTTGAAATACCTCAAACAGCACAAATGGCTTTACTTAATGCTTTTGCCTGGTGCACTTTATTTCTTAATCTTCCGCTATATGCCAATGGGCGGAATTATAATTGCATTTCAGAAATATAGTCCTTTTTTAGGAATCAAAGGAAGCCCTTTTGTAGGACTTACGCATTTTAAAAACTTCTTCACAGGAGCAGATTTCTGGATGCTGTTAAGAAACACCTTGTCAATTTCATTATTAAGCCTGGTATTCTATTTCCCAGCACCGATTATATTGGCGTTATTGTTAAATGAAATTAAGCATCAGAATTATAAAAGAACCATACAAACCTTTATATACATACCCCATTTCATATCCTGGGTTATTATTGCCAGTTTGACATACCAGTTATTTAATATAAATGACGGTATCGTTAATATGATTATCAAACAGATATCAGGAGACACCATTAATATTCTTGGATCACCCTCCTACTTTAGAGGATTAATCATCGGACAGAGTATATGGAAAGAAACAGGATACGGAACAATTATCTTCCTGGCCGCATTATCAGGCGTAGATATGGAGCTTTATGAGGCTGCAAGAGTAGATGGTGCAAATCGTTGGAGGTTGATGTGGCATATTACCTTACCTGCAATTAAGGCGACCATTATTATTATGTTAATTCTTCGTGTAGGTTCTATTTTAAATACAGGCTATGAGCAGATATTCTTAATGCGCAATTCTCTGAATATGTCCACAGCAGAGGTTTTCGATACTTACATCTATCAAAAAGGTATAACCAATGCTCAGTATTCGTACAGTACGGCAGCAGGTTTATTTAAATCCGTAGTTGGAATGATTATGGTTTTAGGTTCCAATAAGATTGCCAAGAAGGCTGGAGAGTCCGGTATTTATTAA
- a CDS encoding helix-turn-helix domain-containing protein, with product MKSSRLNINYKYRIFCSIVIITLIPIIFLGFYSYHTYVTELADKIQSSSSASVNQVKNRVDTLLFNIRKNYIEAVEEEEIKWLLEDEIWYSDYTKLVKAGKTLWGPTYYTEYIEGYTFINFHTEWVLSNRGMYKYEVVKNKEEVEEVFHLMDDNLKRNYWITRLTTSTETLATEAVNLRNISLILNVPLIQKNPNGMLVVNLNMGKLKSVLKEDLAGADITVLDKEGNLIYSTNLEVARNCIKEIENHDFDKQLIGNTMLKGEEGREYSIAVKESDAMDWYYIVSYDWDSVNHGGEAILSITFLMFGLMIVILALSWLFTNKLYSPVFQLAKYVTGLSPTKENGTINNEFDLIAKRIDNLVDNNTTLENLVISQQPQLMELFQLHLICGDIKEEQIHSYMEKLNLSIGRYFMVMSINLKSQSSEEAYDEARQDALRIDTIDNMPDKITGNFIMPPVCNARTITCAVTADDKKELDEKIMNSFSELDIFVRNKYNLHISMGISSAYEDIKEFRYAYQESIEALKGNEIFSRSKDYEVHNDLMFYSDFTTEESGFTYDRMLERELKEAVDTGEKEKAFELVDVFLDSLKTNNVRNNEMSLSLQRCMIAIILVAIDAGLRVNKIFDNDLSNILLRFNQIYDMDKISGFLKYEVIVPIIANLEEFRTSKSSEIMKDIQELIESTKGDVTLTECAEKLNYHPTYIWKVMKVEKNTTFSNYVSEYRLEEAKKLLVQTNMTVSEIASQLRYTNSQNFIRFFNKLEGKTPGKYRQEYKNLEEF from the coding sequence ATGAAATCATCAAGACTAAACATTAACTACAAATACAGAATATTCTGTTCCATAGTAATAATCACTTTGATACCAATTATATTTCTCGGTTTTTACTCCTACCATACTTATGTGACAGAGCTGGCTGATAAAATCCAGTCCTCCAGTTCAGCCTCAGTTAACCAGGTAAAAAATCGTGTGGATACTCTTTTATTTAATATTCGTAAAAATTATATTGAAGCTGTAGAAGAGGAAGAAATCAAATGGCTGTTAGAGGATGAAATCTGGTACTCTGATTATACAAAGCTGGTAAAGGCGGGAAAGACGTTATGGGGACCTACCTATTACACAGAATATATAGAAGGATACACTTTTATCAATTTTCATACAGAATGGGTTCTTAGTAATCGTGGTATGTACAAGTATGAAGTGGTAAAGAATAAGGAAGAAGTAGAGGAAGTTTTTCATCTCATGGATGATAACTTAAAAAGGAATTATTGGATTACAAGGCTTACAACTTCTACTGAAACGCTGGCAACAGAAGCTGTGAACTTAAGAAACATATCTTTAATACTTAATGTTCCGCTGATACAAAAGAATCCCAATGGTATGCTGGTAGTAAATTTGAACATGGGCAAATTGAAAAGTGTGCTAAAGGAAGATTTAGCTGGTGCTGATATTACTGTTTTGGATAAAGAAGGAAATCTTATTTATTCTACGAATCTAGAGGTTGCCAGGAACTGTATCAAAGAAATTGAAAACCATGATTTTGACAAGCAGCTAATTGGTAACACTATGTTAAAAGGCGAAGAAGGCAGGGAATACAGTATAGCTGTCAAGGAATCTGACGCGATGGATTGGTACTATATAGTAAGCTATGATTGGGATAGTGTCAATCATGGTGGTGAGGCCATCCTGTCCATAACTTTCCTGATGTTTGGATTGATGATAGTCATACTTGCTCTTTCTTGGTTATTTACCAATAAATTATACTCCCCTGTATTTCAACTGGCAAAGTATGTGACAGGATTATCGCCTACGAAAGAGAATGGCACCATAAACAATGAATTTGATTTGATTGCAAAAAGAATTGATAATCTGGTAGACAATAATACAACCCTAGAGAACTTGGTTATAAGTCAGCAGCCTCAGCTTATGGAGTTATTTCAGCTGCATCTGATTTGCGGTGATATTAAGGAAGAACAGATTCATTCCTATATGGAGAAACTAAATTTAAGTATAGGAAGATACTTTATGGTTATGTCTATTAATCTAAAATCCCAAAGTTCAGAGGAGGCCTATGATGAAGCCAGGCAGGATGCTTTGCGTATTGATACCATTGATAATATGCCGGATAAAATAACCGGTAACTTTATTATGCCTCCGGTTTGCAATGCCAGAACTATTACCTGTGCTGTGACAGCAGATGACAAAAAAGAATTAGATGAAAAGATAATGAATAGCTTTTCTGAGTTGGACATATTCGTTAGGAACAAGTATAATCTACATATTAGTATGGGTATCAGCTCAGCTTATGAAGATATAAAGGAATTTAGATACGCCTATCAGGAAAGTATTGAGGCACTGAAAGGGAATGAAATATTTAGCAGGTCAAAAGACTATGAAGTACACAATGATTTGATGTTCTATTCAGATTTCACTACAGAAGAAAGTGGTTTTACTTATGATAGGATGTTAGAGAGGGAACTTAAAGAAGCGGTTGATACAGGAGAGAAAGAAAAAGCGTTTGAACTGGTGGATGTGTTTCTTGATTCTTTAAAAACGAATAATGTACGAAATAATGAAATGAGTCTTAGTTTGCAACGATGTATGATTGCTATTATTTTGGTAGCTATAGATGCAGGACTGCGTGTGAATAAAATATTTGATAATGATTTGTCCAATATACTGCTTCGGTTTAATCAGATATATGATATGGATAAAATAAGCGGGTTTTTAAAGTATGAAGTAATTGTTCCGATTATAGCTAATTTAGAAGAATTTAGAACAAGTAAATCTTCAGAAATTATGAAAGATATACAGGAGCTCATAGAAAGTACCAAGGGAGATGTAACATTGACAGAATGTGCTGAGAAGTTAAATTATCATCCTACATATATATGGAAGGTTATGAAAGTTGAAAAAAATACTACTTTTAGTAATTATGTCAGTGAGTACCGGTTAGAAGAGGCGAAGAAGTTACTGGTTCAGACTAATATGACCGTATCAGAAATAGCTTCTCAGCTCCGTTATACAAACTCTCAGAATTTTATCCGTTTCTTTAATAAATTAGAAGGAAAGACGCCTGGTAAGTACCGTCAGGAGTATAAGAATCTGGAAGAATTCTAA
- a CDS encoding rhamnogalacturonan acetylesterase, with the protein MKQSKTNIYLVSDSTVQSYEDNFYPQTGWGQVFIQFFKDGDKCIEETVADCPYPQARIYETPALHIENRAIGGRSSRSFIEEGKWDNLLPKLKEGDFVFLQFGHNDATINRPERYVAPEDFPKFIYKYINDCKEKKATCILVTPVARRNCEEDGRFHISFQPYREVMLNISEEENIPLLDLGRYSTDFCNAYGTEESKELFLWVKAGAYKDSAYAEGVNDNTHLQEKGALAFANIVAALIEKYNKDNQLDLLKSLVEPKSLSPLDSL; encoded by the coding sequence ATGAAACAAAGCAAAACAAACATTTACCTAGTCTCTGATTCTACCGTCCAATCTTATGAAGATAACTTTTATCCTCAAACAGGTTGGGGACAAGTTTTTATTCAGTTTTTTAAAGACGGAGACAAATGCATCGAAGAAACTGTAGCAGATTGTCCATATCCTCAGGCAAGAATATATGAAACACCTGCTTTACATATTGAAAATAGAGCTATCGGAGGCAGAAGTTCCCGTTCTTTTATAGAAGAAGGAAAATGGGACAACCTCCTGCCCAAATTAAAGGAAGGTGACTTTGTCTTTTTACAATTTGGACATAATGACGCAACTATTAACCGTCCTGAACGATATGTAGCACCAGAAGATTTTCCCAAATTCATTTATAAATATATCAATGACTGTAAAGAGAAGAAGGCAACCTGTATTCTTGTAACTCCTGTTGCCAGAAGAAACTGTGAGGAAGACGGCAGGTTTCATATAAGTTTTCAGCCTTACAGGGAAGTAATGTTAAACATAAGCGAGGAAGAAAATATTCCTTTGCTGGATTTAGGCAGGTACAGTACTGACTTTTGCAATGCTTACGGAACAGAAGAAAGTAAAGAATTGTTCCTGTGGGTAAAAGCTGGTGCGTACAAAGACAGTGCATATGCAGAAGGGGTTAATGATAATACCCATCTGCAGGAAAAGGGAGCACTGGCCTTTGCAAATATTGTGGCAGCCCTTATTGAAAAATATAATAAGGACAACCAGCTTGACCTGTTAAAAAGCCTGGTGGAGCCTAAATCCTTATCACCACTGGACTCACTGTAA
- a CDS encoding rhamnogalacturonan lyase, translating to MFKKSLAVCIIFLQIFLLCIPMQSSEAASARQMEKLDRGVVAVKVNNGVFISWRIFGTEDTNVSYKLYRGSTLAATITGASNYTDTAGTANSTYSVSAVINGSEQAKSTPVTVWSNNYLQIPMQIPAGGTTPDGVSYTYSANDCSVGDLDGDGQYEIIVKWDPSNSKDNSQSGYTGNVYLDAYKLNGTRLWRIDLGKNIRAGAHYTQFMVYDLDGDGKAEIACKTADGTIDGIGTTIGNSGADYRNSSGYVLSGPEYLTIFQGQTGKALYTTNYEPARGTVSSWGDNYGNRVDRFLAAIAYLDGSRPSLVMCRGYYTRSVLVAYDWNGSALTKRWTFDTNASGNSSYAGQGNHNLSVADVDGDGKDEIIYGACTIDDNGKGLYNSNLFHGDAMHVGDLNPNRPGLEIWSCFESTKTNGGVGAAMRDAKTGEVLFTFSRSSDTGRALSADITPDYPGEEVWASGSQLYNSTGQIIGSAPSSVNFAIWWDGDELRELLNDVTITKYGGGTLLTASGCASNNGTKATPGLQADILGDWREEVVFRTTDSKYLRIYTTTAPTTRRIYTLMHDPVYRLGVAWQNVAYNQPPHTSFFLGNGMSNPPTPTIYLK from the coding sequence ATGTTTAAAAAATCGTTAGCAGTATGTATTATTTTTTTACAGATTTTCTTATTATGTATTCCAATGCAGTCTTCCGAAGCTGCTTCTGCAAGGCAGATGGAAAAACTGGACCGTGGTGTCGTAGCCGTAAAGGTAAATAATGGTGTATTCATAAGCTGGCGTATCTTCGGTACAGAAGATACCAACGTTTCCTACAAGCTCTATCGAGGTTCTACCTTGGCAGCTACCATAACCGGTGCTAGTAATTATACCGATACTGCCGGTACTGCCAACTCAACCTATTCAGTAAGTGCTGTTATTAACGGGTCTGAACAGGCTAAATCAACACCTGTTACTGTATGGAGTAATAATTATCTTCAGATTCCCATGCAGATTCCAGCCGGCGGTACTACACCCGATGGTGTCTCTTATACCTATAGTGCCAATGATTGTAGTGTAGGTGATTTAGATGGTGATGGTCAATATGAAATCATTGTTAAATGGGATCCGTCCAATTCTAAAGACAATTCACAAAGCGGTTATACCGGTAATGTATATCTAGATGCATATAAATTAAACGGTACACGCCTTTGGAGAATTGACTTAGGAAAAAATATACGCGCTGGTGCCCATTACACCCAGTTTATGGTCTATGACTTGGATGGAGACGGTAAAGCAGAAATCGCTTGCAAAACAGCAGATGGCACCATTGATGGGATAGGTACAACTATCGGTAATTCCGGTGCTGATTACCGTAATTCTTCTGGTTACGTCTTATCAGGACCTGAGTATCTGACCATCTTCCAGGGACAGACAGGAAAGGCTTTATATACTACCAACTATGAGCCAGCCAGAGGAACTGTATCTAGTTGGGGCGATAACTACGGTAATCGTGTTGACCGTTTTCTTGCTGCCATTGCATACCTGGATGGTTCTCGCCCAAGTCTGGTTATGTGTCGAGGCTATTATACCAGATCTGTACTGGTTGCTTATGATTGGAACGGTTCTGCCTTGACCAAGCGCTGGACTTTTGATACAAATGCCAGCGGAAACTCAAGCTACGCCGGTCAGGGTAATCATAATCTAAGTGTTGCCGATGTAGATGGAGATGGTAAAGATGAAATTATTTATGGTGCCTGCACAATTGATGATAATGGAAAGGGACTCTACAATTCAAATCTGTTTCATGGAGATGCAATGCATGTAGGTGATTTAAATCCTAACCGCCCCGGGCTTGAAATCTGGAGCTGCTTTGAATCAACAAAAACAAATGGTGGCGTCGGAGCTGCCATGAGAGATGCAAAAACCGGTGAGGTTTTATTTACCTTTTCAAGAAGCAGTGATACCGGAAGGGCTTTATCAGCTGATATAACACCGGATTACCCCGGTGAAGAGGTTTGGGCTTCAGGCTCTCAATTGTACAACTCTACCGGACAGATTATTGGTTCTGCTCCTTCATCTGTTAATTTTGCAATCTGGTGGGATGGAGATGAATTAAGAGAGCTTTTAAATGATGTTACAATTACGAAGTACGGCGGCGGTACTTTACTAACTGCATCCGGCTGTGCTTCCAATAATGGTACCAAAGCAACTCCCGGCTTACAGGCTGATATTTTAGGTGACTGGAGAGAAGAGGTTGTCTTTCGAACCACTGACAGCAAATATCTGCGTATTTACACCACTACGGCACCTACTACAAGAAGAATCTATACACTGATGCATGATCCTGTATACCGTTTAGGTGTTGCCTGGCAGAATGTGGCTTACAACCAACCGCCACATACAAGCTTTTTCCTTGGAAACGGCATGTCCAATCCACCGACTCCAACTATTTATCTTAAATAA
- a CDS encoding adenylosuccinate synthase, which translates to MVKAIVGANWGDEGKGKITDMLGQEADIIVRYQGGSNAGHTIINKYGKFALHLLPSGVFYDHTTSIIGNGVALNIPYLFQEIKSIVDRGVPAPKILVSDRAQIMMPYHILFDQYEEERLGGKSFGSTKSGIAPFYSDKYAKIGFQVSELFDEEVLKEKVNHVCEMKNILLEHMYHKPKIDSVELFNTLLKYRDMVKPYVCDVAAYLHQALQEDKNILLEGQLGALKDPDFGIYPMVTSSSTLASYGAIGAGIPAYEIKKVVAVAKAYSSAVGAGEFVSEIFGEEADELRKRGGDGGEFGATTGRPRRMGWFDAVATRYGCRMQGATEVALTVLDVLGYLKELPICVGYEIDGVITKDFPTTVKLAKAKPVYEILPGWMEEIRGITKYEELPKNCRKYIEFIEKELEVPITMISNGPGREEIIFRNK; encoded by the coding sequence ATGGTAAAAGCAATCGTAGGCGCCAATTGGGGCGATGAAGGTAAAGGTAAGATTACGGACATGCTTGGACAGGAAGCAGACATTATCGTAAGATATCAGGGAGGAAGTAATGCTGGACATACAATTATCAACAAGTATGGAAAGTTTGCACTTCATTTACTGCCATCCGGTGTTTTTTATGACCACACCACCAGTATTATAGGGAATGGAGTAGCACTGAATATACCTTATTTATTTCAGGAAATTAAATCCATTGTAGACAGAGGAGTACCCGCTCCTAAGATTTTAGTATCTGACAGGGCACAAATTATGATGCCATACCATATACTATTTGATCAATATGAAGAGGAACGACTTGGAGGAAAGTCCTTTGGTTCTACAAAATCCGGAATTGCTCCATTTTATTCAGATAAATATGCAAAAATTGGTTTTCAGGTTTCTGAACTTTTTGATGAAGAAGTATTAAAAGAAAAGGTTAACCATGTATGTGAAATGAAAAATATATTATTAGAACACATGTATCATAAGCCAAAAATCGATTCTGTGGAGCTGTTTAACACACTTTTAAAGTACAGGGATATGGTTAAGCCTTATGTATGTGATGTTGCAGCATACCTTCACCAGGCATTACAAGAAGACAAAAATATCTTATTAGAAGGCCAGCTAGGTGCTTTAAAAGATCCTGATTTTGGTATTTATCCAATGGTTACATCTTCATCAACCCTTGCTTCCTACGGTGCAATTGGTGCTGGTATTCCTGCTTATGAAATTAAGAAGGTGGTAGCGGTTGCCAAAGCCTATTCCAGTGCAGTGGGTGCAGGAGAATTTGTAAGTGAAATATTTGGTGAAGAAGCAGACGAGCTAAGAAAACGAGGCGGTGATGGCGGCGAATTCGGTGCAACCACTGGAAGACCAAGACGCATGGGTTGGTTTGATGCAGTTGCAACCAGATACGGATGCCGTATGCAGGGTGCGACAGAAGTTGCTTTAACTGTTCTGGATGTTTTAGGTTATCTTAAAGAACTTCCAATCTGCGTAGGCTATGAAATAGATGGTGTAATAACAAAAGATTTCCCTACCACGGTAAAATTGGCAAAGGCAAAACCGGTTTATGAAATCTTGCCAGGCTGGATGGAAGAAATCAGGGGAATTACAAAGTATGAAGAGCTTCCCAAAAATTGCAGAAAATACATTGAATTTATCGAAAAAGAACTGGAAGTACCTATTACTATGATTTCCAATGGACCTGGAAGAGAAGAGATTATTTTTCGTAACAAGTAA
- a CDS encoding DUF523 domain-containing protein has product MNILVSACLLGVECRYNGYGVLQEDIVKLMNKHTLIPVCPEQLGGLPTPRKPVELTDGRAVTKEGLDVTEEFQKGAIETLKLARLYRCDAAILKSNSPSCGSAKIYDGTFQGVLIEGNGLTAALLKENGIKVYTEHELKELVGLK; this is encoded by the coding sequence ATGAATATTCTGGTAAGTGCATGTCTATTAGGAGTAGAATGCAGATATAATGGCTATGGAGTATTGCAGGAAGACATTGTAAAGCTTATGAATAAGCATACATTAATACCGGTCTGTCCGGAACAGTTAGGGGGACTTCCCACACCGAGAAAGCCGGTGGAATTAACGGATGGAAGAGCAGTAACAAAAGAAGGCCTGGATGTAACAGAGGAGTTTCAAAAAGGTGCGATAGAGACACTTAAGCTTGCCAGATTATACCGATGTGATGCGGCAATATTAAAGAGTAATAGTCCATCCTGCGGCTCTGCTAAAATATATGACGGAACTTTTCAGGGAGTGCTGATTGAGGGAAATGGATTAACAGCGGCTCTATTAAAGGAGAATGGCATTAAAGTTTATACGGAGCATGAATTAAAAGAATTAGTTGGGTTAAAATAA
- a CDS encoding dCTP deaminase/dUTPase family protein — MKRIAKFHKVSLEQFKQDWLDTFPKDAAETAEQVYEGIELPKRATAGSAGYDFYSPLSFILAPGETIKIPTGIRVEMEDNWVLKCYPRSGLGFKFRLQMNNTVGIIDSDYFYSDNEGHIFAKITNDSNEGKTLELKTGTGFMQGIFVEYGITFDDDATNKRNGGFGSTTK, encoded by the coding sequence ATGAAAAGAATAGCAAAGTTTCACAAAGTTAGTTTAGAACAATTTAAGCAGGACTGGCTTGATACCTTTCCAAAGGATGCAGCGGAGACAGCGGAACAGGTGTATGAAGGAATAGAACTTCCGAAACGAGCTACCGCAGGGTCTGCCGGATATGATTTTTACAGTCCCCTAAGTTTTATTCTTGCACCTGGGGAGACAATAAAAATACCTACAGGTATAAGAGTGGAGATGGAAGACAACTGGGTATTAAAGTGTTATCCAAGAAGTGGGCTTGGCTTTAAATTCCGCCTGCAAATGAATAATACAGTTGGTATTATTGACAGCGACTATTTTTATTCTGACAATGAAGGACATATCTTTGCTAAAATTACAAATGACAGCAATGAAGGAAAAACCTTAGAACTTAAAACAGGAACCGGTTTCATGCAGGGGATCTTTGTGGAATATGGTATCACTTTTGATGATGATGCAACGAATAAGAGAAATGGTGGCTTTGGAAGTACTACGAAATAA